The Dendropsophus ebraccatus isolate aDenEbr1 chromosome 10, aDenEbr1.pat, whole genome shotgun sequence genome has a segment encoding these proteins:
- the LOC138766612 gene encoding uncharacterized protein yields METQPLLGSQGAQQNAGFWVSVRRGLLILFWASFVGVTIFAIFLLVQAYEPPPHNVWHQRRVICRHEGRTDVTPRIQEASALGCGGLIFTQEEVNTPGLTALVAEGKRYGVRIILEVPILVEYNGRQLQRLKEEARSWMEDGASGFLLLGGQRATVQMVSQMLQDGVETVSGEERLILLPDWLCEDVETPRNKSHLLRTCPLPDWNLQNATVGAEIKDVAWEVESGDTNALRQFLALTLPGTIILSLNQSVPPPSWLRSLLLIRFQNPALYTGWLQLTSNGSSYSALLSWGCSTLLVAISHSDQSHNVSLHLPHFSASAKLLLSTVRGRNQGQVLQDIVQLAAGEAQLLRLTPV; encoded by the exons ATGGAGACCCAGCCGCTCCTGGGGTCACAGGGGGCTCAGCAGAACGCCGGCTTCTGGGTGAGTGTGCGCCGGGGGCTGCTCATCCTCTTCTGGGCCTCGTTCGTGGGGGTCACCATTTTCGCCATCTTTCTTCTCGTCCAGGCGTACGAGCCGCCTCCGCACAATGTGTGGCATCAGCGCAGAGTGATCTGCCGCCATGAGGGACGGACAG ATGTGACACCCAGGATACAGGAGGCATCGGCCCTTGGGTGCGGGGGTCTGATCTTCACCCAGGAGGAGGTGAACACCCCGGGTCTGACTGCTCTGGTGGCCGAAGGAAAGCGATACG GTGTCCGCATCATCCTGGAGGTCCCAATACTGGTGGAGTATAACGGGCGGCAGCTCCAGAGGCTGAAG gaggaggccCGGAGCTGGATGGAAGATGGAGCGTCTGGGTTCCTGCTGTTGGGAGGACAGAGAGCAACTGTGCAAATG GTGTCTCAGATGCTTCAGGATGGAGTAGAAACAGTCAGCGGGGAGGAAAG GCTGATCCTGCTTCCTGATTGGCTGTGTGAGGATGTGGAGACCCCCAGGAATAAGTCCCACCTTCTGCGCACCTGTCCTCTACCTGACTGGAACCTGCAAAATGCCACTGTGGGGGCAGAAATAAAGGACGTGGCCTGGGAG GTGGAGTCAGGTGACACGAACGCTCTGAGACAATTCCTGGCTCTCACCCTGCCTGGTACCATCATACTGTCCCTGAACCAG TCTGTTCCTCCCCCCTCCTGGCTCCGCTCTCTGCTTCTCATTCGTTTCCAGAACCCTGCCCTCTACACTGGATGGCTGCAGCTGACCTCCAATGGCTCCTCCTATAGCGCTCTATTGTCCTGGGGTTGTTCCACACTTTTAGTCGCTATCAGTCATTCTGATCAATCTCACAACGTGTCTCTGCATCTTCCTCACTTCTCGGCCTCGGCCAAATTACTGCTGTCAACCGTACGAGGGCGCAACCAAGGTCAAGTGCTCCAGGACATTGTGCAGCTGGCGGCAGGGGAAGCTCAGCTCCTCCGCCTCACACCAGTATGA
- the VASP gene encoding vasodilator-stimulated phosphoprotein yields the protein MSETPVITARATVMVYDDASKKWINAGTGPAGHSRVQLYYSPGPQSYRVVGRKMPDQQVVINCPLVRGLKYNQATPNFHQWRDARQVWGLNFSSKEEAGQFAAGILQALDCLDTGVPWPNQNGPKMEEPEPPRRPQPEPEHRVQSPVAPVITPSAGPPAPPGPPPPPGPPPPPGGPPAPPGGPPAPSGGPPAPPGGGPPPPPPLPSGGGGGGPAAGAGGLAAALAAAKLKKVAKDDVGGTSPSTGGPAKPDISRTSGGASTGGGGGGGGGGGGLMQEMNQMLARRKKMTQQPPERPAPTTTQDDNDISSGRSPAEPARRPWDRGSTTLPRMKSTVSSPADTAPSTDEPDSMERIKQELLEEMRKELQKVKEEIIEAFMQELRRTSTS from the exons ATGAG TGAGACACCGGTGATCACGGCCAGGGCCACCGTTATGGTCTATGATGATGCCAGTAAGAAATGGATCAATGCCGGAACTGGCCCCGCCGGACACAGCCGAGTGCAACTGTACTACAGCCCGGGGCCACAGAGCTACCGCGTGGTGGGGAGGAAAATGCCCGATCAGCAG GTTGTAATTAATTGCCCCCTGGTACGAGGGCTGAAGTACAATCAGGCCACGCCCAATTTCCACCAGTGGCGGGACGCACGGCAGGTGTGGGGGCTGAACTTCAGTAGTAAGGAGGAGGCCGGACAGTTTGCTGCTGGGATATTACAAGCTCTCGACTGCCTGGACACTG gtgTACCCTGGCCCAATCAAAATGGACCTAAAATGGAAGAACCGGAGCCACCTAGAAG GCCACAGCCAGAACCAGAGCACAGAGTCCAGAGTCCAG TTGCTCCAGTCATCACGCCATCAGCTGGACCACCGGCACCACCAggacctcctccaccaccaggacCACCACCTCCACCTGGGGGTCCTCCAGCTCCACCTGGGGGTCCACCGGCTCCTTCTGGGGGTCCACCAGCTCCTCCTGGAGGtggaccccctcctcctccccctctaccttcaggaggaggaggcggaggaCCTGCAGCCGGCGCTGGAGGTCTAGCAGCGGCTTTAGCTGCAGCGAAGCTGAAAAAAGTGGCAAAG GATGATGTGGGGGGCACCTCTCCCAGTACTGGGGGGCCAGCCAAGCCAGATATTAGCCGAACCAGTGGAGGAGCCTCAACAGGCGGTGGAGGTGGCGGTGGCGGTGGCGGTGGAGGACTCATGCAGGAGATGAATCAAATGCTGGCCCGCAG GAAAAAGATGACACAGCAGCCCCCAGAGCGCCcagcccccaccaccacacaagaTGACAACGACATCAGCAGTGGGCGGAGCCCAGCCG AACCGGCCCGCCGCCCCTGGGACAGAGGAAGCACGACACTGCCGCG GATGAAATCCACCGTCAGCAGCCCGGCAGACACTGCCCCAAGCACCGATGAACCGGACTCAATGGAGAGGATTAAGCAG GAATTATTGGAGGAAATGAGGAAGGAGCTGCAGAAAGTCAAGGAGGAGATCATAGAAG